The Gordonia mangrovi genome includes the window TGGTCGCATCCCAGCCGGCGTCGTAGATCTGCTTGACCGAGCGCAGCATCTGACCGTCGGTGTCGGCGATCCGCCGCGCCACCTCCAGCGCACGACCGACGAGGTCATCGTGCGCGACGACCTCGGTGACCAGCCCGATGCGCAGCGCAAGATCGGCATCCACGACGTCGCCGGTGAACGACATGCGCCGCGCCCAACCCGGACCGACACGATCGGGCAGCCGCACCGTCATCCCGCCACCGGGCAGCACGCCCACCCGGGCGTGGGTGTCGGCGAAGTTCGCTCGGTCACTGGCGATGAGGAAGTCACATCCGAGCGCGATCTCGAATCCACCGGTGAAGGCCGCCCCGTTCACGGCGCCGATCACGGGGGTGGCGAGCTCACCGACGAGG containing:
- a CDS encoding enoyl-CoA hydratase; the protein is MTETLLVDVRDGVALVTLNRPQARNALSPDLAHGLSSALRRLDADNAVRVIVLTGADPAFCAGLDLKSLAADGPAYLEAIRESNCIRLVGELATPVIGAVNGAAFTGGFEIALGCDFLIASDRANFADTHARVGVLPGGGMTVRLPDRVGPGWARRMSFTGDVVDADLALRIGLVTEVVAHDDLVGRALEVARRIADTDGQMLRSVKQIYDAGWDATTGPALAVEGEMATATTPDWDALESNRRNVMASNRAQL